The Pseudonocardia sp. HH130630-07 DNA window GTGGCCGAGCTGGTCCGGGACCCGGACCGGCCGCAGTCCTGGACGCTGCTGCTCGACGGCACCGCGCAGTCGCACGTCGACCTCGCCGATCCCGAGCACCTGGAGTTCGAGTACGTCCGGCGGATCGCGCACGTCACGGACCTGGTGGCGGTACCGGCGGTGCCGCTGCGCGTGCTGCACCTCGGGGGCGGCGCGTGGACGCTGGCCCGCTACCTCGCGGCGACCCGGCCCGGCTCGGCACAGACGGTCGTCGAGCTCGACGCGGCGCTGGCCGACATGGTGGCCCACCGGCTGCCCGGACCGGGCGACTCCGACGGGCTGGAGGTCGTGACCGCCGAGGCGCGGACGAGCCTGGCGTCGTTCGCGGCCGGGGCGTACAACCTGGTCGTCCTGGACGTCTTCGCCGGCGCGCGGACCCCGGCCCAGGTCACGACCGTGGAGTTCCTGCACGAGGTGCGCCGGGTGCTCGCACCGGACGGGGTGTACGTCGCGAACCTGGGCGACGGCGCCCCGTGGCCGTTCCTCCCCGGCCAGGTCGCCACCCTGGGCTCGGCCTTCGCGGAGCTGGCCGCGATCGCCGCGCCGGACGTGCTGCGGGGACGGCGCTTCGGCAACCTCGTCCTCGTCGGCGCCGACCGGGCGCTGCCGGTCCACGACCTGGTGCGCCGGGCTGCGGCGGACCCGTTCCCGGCCCGGGTGCTCGACGACGCCGCCGTCCGCGCGCACGCAGGGACCGTCGTCACCGACGCGACGGCGGTGCCGTCGCCGCGGCCGCCGGCGGGTTTCTGGGGGCAGTGACGCCCCGGCCCGCCGACGGTCAGTTGCCGGGCAGCCCGAACGCCGAGCGGAGCTGATCGGCCCCGACGACCTCGTCGGCCGGTGGCGCGGTGACCGACACCGGGGCGCCGTAGTCCCGGTAGTCGGCGCTGATCACCGTGCCGTCCGGAGCCCGGTTCTCCGCCCGCACCGGCTTCCCGTCGGAGTCGACCCACAGGTCGAGGGTCTGGCTGTCGTCGCCGGGGTACTGCGCGCGCAGGCCGTCGAGCGTCGCCTGGTCCAGGCCGAGCCGGAGGTCCACGACGGCCTCGTGGAAGCGGAGGGTGCCGGCGTAGTGGGTCGTCGGCACCCCGCCCCGGTCCTCCTCGCCGACCACGCGCAGGTCCCCGGCCTGCACCAGCAGCGCGGCACTGCGGATCGGGTCGGTCCGCTCGAAGGCGGCGCGGAACGTGGTGCCCAGCGGACCGAACTGCTGCTCCAGGTCGGCGAAGCTCTGCTCGATCCACGACTTCCCGGCGAGCGGGCCCATCGCGGGCAGTCCCTGGGGCAGCGGCGAGTACAGGGCGTCCCGGGTGATGCGCACCGTCATCCCCGAGCCGCTGATCTCGCCGGTGAGCCCGTCCGCCCAGGCCAGGCCCCCGGTGAACGCGAGCGGCGGGGTCTGCGGGGACTCGTAGCGGGTGTCGAACAGGACCGAGCCCGCCGAGCGCGCCTGCTCGACCTGGCCGGCGAGCTCCGTGCGGGGATCGGCCGTCGCGGCCGGCCCCGAGCAGCTCGCGACGGCGGCGAGCGCCAGGACGGCGGTGGCGACCGCCCACGGTCGGATACGCATGATTCCCCCTCGGGCCGGGCCGCCGGAGGACGTTCCGGCAGGTCGATCCCGCACCCCGGCGGGATTCTGGCACGCAACGGGTGCGCCGGGTGGCGGAATGACGATGGCCGGTCGGCGGATCCGCTCGTGCTCTCCGCGGCGGGCGCGCGGGTGGTGGCCGCCACCGCGGATCAGACCGTGTAGCGCCACCCGGGGTCGCCGGCCCGGGCCTGCTCCACGACGGCCCCGGGAGCGGGGAACGGTTCCCGGAACGTGAAGGCCCGGGCCGTCGCGCCGTGCTCGCGCAGATGGTCCAGGCGTTCCTCGGCCTCGGCCACCGACGGCCGGTGGCCCCGCGGAACCCACCACAGCACCTGGTGCGGCCGGCCGAGGCGGCGGAAGCCCTCCCGTCGCCGGCGCAGCACAGCCAGGTGCTCCGGATTCCGGTAGGCGAAGTCCGCGAGCGCCTCCACCGAGGCCCACACCGACATGTTGACGATCAGCCGGTCGTCCCCGAAGGCCCGGATCGCCGTCGCGTCGCCGTCCTCGGTCTGCAGGCGCCATCGGAATCCCGGTGCGGAGTCCGCGACCGCGTTGACCGAATCCAGCGCCCCGGT harbors:
- a CDS encoding spermidine synthase encodes the protein MDSGASRAAERDAAAVIRAEVDHGVAELVRDPDRPQSWTLLLDGTAQSHVDLADPEHLEFEYVRRIAHVTDLVAVPAVPLRVLHLGGGAWTLARYLAATRPGSAQTVVELDAALADMVAHRLPGPGDSDGLEVVTAEARTSLASFAAGAYNLVVLDVFAGARTPAQVTTVEFLHEVRRVLAPDGVYVANLGDGAPWPFLPGQVATLGSAFAELAAIAAPDVLRGRRFGNLVLVGADRALPVHDLVRRAAADPFPARVLDDAAVRAHAGTVVTDATAVPSPRPPAGFWGQ
- a CDS encoding DUF3291 domain-containing protein, which gives rise to MESGILDEIRILVHLVLPGHGHRMLAGAGRRTAFTAGFPAACSSGNVLTTSRPIERRSGLYRVLGMADWEIAQVNIGLPTTPLTEPEMGWFTGALDSVNAVADSAPGFRWRLQTEDGDATAIRAFGDDRLIVNMSVWASVEALADFAYRNPEHLAVLRRRREGFRRLGRPHQVLWWVPRGHRPSVAEAEERLDHLREHGATARAFTFREPFPAPGAVVEQARAGDPGWRYTV